GCGCATGCCGCGTTTGCGGCAGGCCGCCGCCAGATTGCCGACATGGTCAAAATCGAGGTGATAGCCCGGAATTTTCGGGTTTTCGACCTTGGTGTCGAACAGCACAAAGCCGTCGTGGTGCTTGCTGACGACTACGACATATTTGGCGCCCGCCTGTTGGAACAGATCGGCCCACTGTTCGACATCGACAGTTTTGGCACGTTTTTTAAACTCCTCGGCGAAAGCGGTGTAGGGCTGATCGCCGAAGTGTTCTTTGTGGTAAGCCGCCGCCGGGCTGCCCTTGATGCGCATGCTGTTTTGATACCAATCGGCATAAGGGTTGTTTTGAAACATGTACTCGGGCGGTTTTTCGCGCATCAGCTTGGCGTAGTCGTCAACGTCGACCGGCGCGAATGCAGGGACGCTTGACGGGCCCCAATGGATGAAGATGCCGAAATCGGCGTCTTTGAACCATTGCGGGGGATTTTGGCGGTGGATGTTGACTGTTTCCATGGATGCGGCCTCCCGTGTGATTTTATTTTTTATTTGAAATCGTGAACGGCTTTGTACATCGCCAGAATATTTTCCGGCGGGACATCGGGCATGATGTTGTGTTCGGTATTGAAGACATAACCGCCGCCCGGTATGAAGATATCGAGCATCCGGCTGACATAGTCGTAGACCTCCTGCGGGGTGGCGCGGTTTAAAATCCAGCGGGTATTGCAGCCGCCGCCCCAAAAGGTGATGTCTTTGCCGAATTCACGTTTGAGTTCGGCCGGGTCCATGCCCCGCGCGGTGGTTTGAACGGGATTGAGAATATCGTAACCCGCCTCGATCAGATCGGGCATTAATGCGCGTAAAGAACCGCAGGAATGCAGGAAGGTCTTCATGCCGCTGTGTTTATGGACATAATTGCAGAGCATGGTATGGCGCGGTTTGAAGAACTTGCGGTAGATTTCCGGATTCATAAACGGGCCGTCGTTGGTGCCGAGGTCGTCGCCGAACCGCAGGATATCCACCACATCTCCCACCGCCGCGCAGACCTTTTCGAGCGCGGCCAGATGGCGTTCCATCAGCGCGTCGAGCAGGCGTTCCACCTCGTCGGGTTCGAGAATCAGATCGACTAAAAAATTATCCATGCGGCGCAGAAACGTACCCCACTCAAACAGGTTGCAGCCACAGACGATCATCAGCGCCTTGTCGGTGGTTTGCCGCAGATACAACGCTTTTTCGCGCAGCTTTTCGTAAAAATCCGGCGCGGCGGCGTTATCCCACGGGCTGTGGGCGAGTTTTTGCCAAAGGACTTTATTCATCGCTTTGCCGAGGTTTTTATAATCGGCGGGATAGCCGTCTATGTAAGGGAAACAGGTCTGATCGAAAAAAGTGCCGCTCGGCGGTTTTTGGGCGATCTTGTCGCCGTCTTCGTCGAGGACGATCTGGCTGCCGTCGGGCATCGTGGTCGGGCGGAACCAGACCGGATACTGCGCCTTGCCGCCGTCGGAGAGGTGCATGTCGTACCAATCGCCGTCTTCGGTGTTGAAAGCGCGGCCGATATCCAGCACATCGACGCCGAATTTGTCAATGAGGTTGTCTTCGGGCTGCGCCAACTGCTGCACGACGTCATAGATGCGGGTGTGGCCGGTTTCGATATTTAAATATTTTTTGAGATTGTTATAGGCGATCGCGGAAATGCCCGAACTCGGTGTGGAACCGAGGTCGAGCGGCACGCGGTCGGGTTCTCGGTGTTCGACCGAGGTTAAAATGCGTTCTCTGGAAGTCATAATCATGATCCTTTTCAAATTA
The genomic region above belongs to Oscillospiraceae bacterium and contains:
- a CDS encoding uroporphyrinogen decarboxylase family protein, coding for MTSRERILTSVEHREPDRVPLDLGSTPSSGISAIAYNNLKKYLNIETGHTRIYDVVQQLAQPEDNLIDKFGVDVLDIGRAFNTEDGDWYDMHLSDGGKAQYPVWFRPTTMPDGSQIVLDEDGDKIAQKPPSGTFFDQTCFPYIDGYPADYKNLGKAMNKVLWQKLAHSPWDNAAAPDFYEKLREKALYLRQTTDKALMIVCGCNLFEWGTFLRRMDNFLVDLILEPDEVERLLDALMERHLAALEKVCAAVGDVVDILRFGDDLGTNDGPFMNPEIYRKFFKPRHTMLCNYVHKHSGMKTFLHSCGSLRALMPDLIEAGYDILNPVQTTARGMDPAELKREFGKDITFWGGGCNTRWILNRATPQEVYDYVSRMLDIFIPGGGYVFNTEHNIMPDVPPENILAMYKAVHDFK